In Rhipicephalus microplus isolate Deutch F79 chromosome 7, USDA_Rmic, whole genome shotgun sequence, one genomic interval encodes:
- the LOC119187767 gene encoding uncharacterized protein LOC119187767 isoform X1, giving the protein MFCCLISSLRRRCDRFFVIIATRPLTTTYQCGPFCPPENVTMKSCVTLCSEEEIEEGENGETDAFRITVLAEANQGRFRDGTPCLIEDDEVLERVGEVGEQVGMCCGGNCLEIKDGRNPCKSMMRKCQFEEEVRLNLTILRKQWESRRRKSKRK; this is encoded by the exons ATGTTTTGCTGTCTGATAAGCTCGCTCAGACGAAGGTGCGACAGATTTTTCG TCATTATCGCCACAAGACCACTTACCACAACATACCAGTGTGGACCTTTTTGTCCTCCAGAG aatgTCACAATGAAATCCTGCGTCACGCTATGTTCTGAAGAAGAAATAGAAGAAGGAGAAAACGGAGAGACCGATGCTTTCCGTATTACGGTTCTCGCTGAGGCTAATCAGGGAAGATTCAGAGACGGGACACCGTGCTTG ATTGAAGACGACGAGGTTCTTGAGCGTGTTGGGGAGGTTGGTGAACAAGTGGGCATGTGTTGTGGCGGAAATTGTCTGGAGATAAAGGATGGTCGAAATCCCTGCAAGAGCATGATGCGCAAATGCCAATTTGAAGAAGAAGTACGGCTAAACTTAACGATACTACGAAAGCAGTGGGAAAGTAGAAGAAGGAAgtcaaaaagaaaataa
- the LOC119187767 gene encoding uncharacterized protein LOC119187767 isoform X2, whose protein sequence is MDPLRMALVSAVSTVIIATRPLTTTYQCGPFCPPENVTMKSCVTLCSEEEIEEGENGETDAFRITVLAEANQGRFRDGTPCLIEDDEVLERVGEVGEQVGMCCGGNCLEIKDGRNPCKSMMRKCQFEEEVRLNLTILRKQWESRRRKSKRK, encoded by the exons TCATTATCGCCACAAGACCACTTACCACAACATACCAGTGTGGACCTTTTTGTCCTCCAGAG aatgTCACAATGAAATCCTGCGTCACGCTATGTTCTGAAGAAGAAATAGAAGAAGGAGAAAACGGAGAGACCGATGCTTTCCGTATTACGGTTCTCGCTGAGGCTAATCAGGGAAGATTCAGAGACGGGACACCGTGCTTG ATTGAAGACGACGAGGTTCTTGAGCGTGTTGGGGAGGTTGGTGAACAAGTGGGCATGTGTTGTGGCGGAAATTGTCTGGAGATAAAGGATGGTCGAAATCCCTGCAAGAGCATGATGCGCAAATGCCAATTTGAAGAAGAAGTACGGCTAAACTTAACGATACTACGAAAGCAGTGGGAAAGTAGAAGAAGGAAgtcaaaaagaaaataa